Genomic DNA from Acuticoccus sp. MNP-M23:
AATCCTCCTTCCTCTACGGCGGCAACGCCCAGTATCTGGAGGATCTGTACGCCCGGTATCAGACCGATCCGAACAGCGTGGATGCCGACTGGCAGGCGTTTTTCAAGAGCCTGAAGGACGACAAGGCGAACGTCGTCGCCGAGGCGCGCGCGCCAAAATGGCAGCGGTCAGACTGGCCGATCCCCGCCAACGGCGAACTCGTCTCCGCGCTGGACGGCAACTGGGGCGAGGCCGCCGAGGTCCAGAAGCGCATCACCCAGAAGGTGGCGCAGAAGGCCCAGCAGACCGGCGCCGACATTGCCGAGGCCGACGTGCAGCTGGCCGCGCGCGACTCCGTCCGCGCCATCATGATGATCCGTGCCTTCCGCATGCGCGGCCACTACCACGCCAAGCTCGACCCGCTCGGCCTTGTCGGCCGCAGCGACCAGGAGCTGTCGCCGGCCGCCTACGGCTTCACCGAAGCCGACATGGACCGGCCAATCTTCATCGACAACATGCTCGGCCTCGAATTCGCGACGCTGCGCCAGATGGTCGATATCCTGACGCGGACCTACTGCTCGACCCTCGGTGTGGAGTTCATGCACATCTCCGACAGCGCGGAGAAGGGCTGGTTGCAGGAGCGGATGGAAGGGCCGGACAAGGGCGTCGGCTTCACGCCGGAGGGTCGCCGCGCCATCTTCAACAAGCTGGTCGAGGCGGACGGGTTCGAGAAATTCCTCGGCGTCAAATATACCGGCACCAAGCGCTTCGGCCTCGACGGCGGCGAAGCCGTCATTCCGGCGCTGGAGCAGATCATCAAGCGCGGCGGCAACCTCGGTGTGCGCGACATTGCGTTCGGCATGGCCCACCGCGGCCGCCTCAACGTGCTGGCGCAGGTGATGGGCAAGCCGCTGCGCGCCATCTTCCACGAGTTCAAGGGCGGCTCCTTCAAGCCCGACGACGTGGAAGGCTCCGGCGACGTGAAGTACCACCTCGGTGCCTCGTCCGACCGTGAGTTCGACGGCAACAGCGTCCACCTGTCGCTGACCGCGAACCCGTCCCACCTCGAGATCGTCGACCCCGTGGTGCTCGGCAAGGTCCGCGCCAAGCAGGACCAGCTCAACGATCACGACCGCACGATGGTCCTGCCGCTCCTCCTTCATGGCGACGCGGCGTTTGCGGGCCAGGGCGTGGTGGCAGAGTGCTTCGGCCTCTCCGGCCTCAAGGGGCACCGCACCGGCGGTTCGATCCACGTCATCATCAACAACCAGATCGGGTTCACCACCAACCCGCATTTCTCGCGCTCCTCGCCCTACCCGTCGGACGTGGCGAAGATGATCGAGGCGCCGATCTTCCATGTGAACGGCGACGACCCGGAGGCGGTCGTCTACGCCGCCAAGATCGCCACGGAATTCCGCCAGAAATTCCACAAGCCCGTCGTCCTCGACATGTTCTGCTACCGCCGCTTCGGCCACAACGAGGGCGATGAGCCGGCGTTCACGCAGCCGAAGATGTACAAGGTCATCCGCGAGCATCCCTCCACGCTGGAGATCTACGGCCAGCGCCTGCTGGACGAGAACGCGCTGTCCAGCGAAGACATCGAGAAGACCAAGGCCGACTGGCGCCAGCACCTCGAAGAAGAGTTCGAGGCCGGGCAGTCCTTCATCCCCAACAAGGCCGACTGGCTGGACGGGCGCTGGAAGTCGATCAAGCCGGGCGAGGAATGCGACGATCCGCGCCGCGGCCAGACCGGCGTGCCGGAAGACGAGCTGAAGGCCATCGGCGAGAAGCTGACCGAAGTGCCGGAGGACTTCCACATCCACCGCACCATCAACCGCTTCATGCAGCAGCGCCGCAAGATGATGGAAAGCGGCAAGGGCATCGACTGGGCAACCGGCGAGGCGCTGGCGTTCGCAACGCTCCTGAAGGACGGTTTCCCCGTCCGCCTCTCCGGCCAGGACGTGGAGCGCGGCACCTTCTCCCAGCGCCACTCGGTGCTCTACGACCAGGAGAACGAGGAACGCTATATTCCGCTTAACAACGTGAGCGAGGATCAGGCGCGCTACGAGGTCATCAACTCGATGCTCTCCGAAGAGGCGGTGCTCGGCTTCGAGTACGGCTATTCGCTCGCCGAGCCGGACTGCCTGACCCTGTGGGAAGCCCAGTTCGGCGACTTTGCCAACGGCGCCCAGGTGGTGTTCGACCAGTTCATCTCGTCCGGCGAGCGCAAATGGCTGCGCATGACGGGCCTCGTCTGCCTCCTGCCGCACGGCTACGAAGGGCAGGGGCCGGAGCACTCCTCCGCCCGCCTCGAGCGCTGGCTCCAGATGTGCGCCGAGGACAACATGCAGGTCGCCAACTGCTCGACGCCGGCGAACTACTTCCACATCCTGCGCCGGCAGCTGAAGCGCGAAGTGCGCAAGCCGCTGATCCTGATGACGCCGAAGTCCCTGCTGCGCCACAAGCGCTGCGTGTCGAAGCTGTCCGAGCTTGGCGCCGACTCCACCTTCCACCGCATCCTGTGGGACGACGCGGAATGCGGCGGCCAGACCGACGTGAAGCTGAAGGCCGACGACCAGATCCGCCGCGTGGTGGTCTGCACCGGCAAGGTCTACTTCGACCTTCTGGAAGCGCGCGAGGAGAAGGGCGTCGACGACGTTTACCTCCTGCGTGTCGAGCAGCTCTATCCGTTCCCGGCCAAAGCCGTGATCAACGAGATCAAGCGCTTCCCCAACGCCGAGCTGGTCTGGTGTCAGGAAGAGCCCGCCAACATGGGCGCATGG
This window encodes:
- a CDS encoding 2-oxoglutarate dehydrogenase E1 component, with amino-acid sequence MARQDANDAFLQSSFLYGGNAQYLEDLYARYQTDPNSVDADWQAFFKSLKDDKANVVAEARAPKWQRSDWPIPANGELVSALDGNWGEAAEVQKRITQKVAQKAQQTGADIAEADVQLAARDSVRAIMMIRAFRMRGHYHAKLDPLGLVGRSDQELSPAAYGFTEADMDRPIFIDNMLGLEFATLRQMVDILTRTYCSTLGVEFMHISDSAEKGWLQERMEGPDKGVGFTPEGRRAIFNKLVEADGFEKFLGVKYTGTKRFGLDGGEAVIPALEQIIKRGGNLGVRDIAFGMAHRGRLNVLAQVMGKPLRAIFHEFKGGSFKPDDVEGSGDVKYHLGASSDREFDGNSVHLSLTANPSHLEIVDPVVLGKVRAKQDQLNDHDRTMVLPLLLHGDAAFAGQGVVAECFGLSGLKGHRTGGSIHVIINNQIGFTTNPHFSRSSPYPSDVAKMIEAPIFHVNGDDPEAVVYAAKIATEFRQKFHKPVVLDMFCYRRFGHNEGDEPAFTQPKMYKVIREHPSTLEIYGQRLLDENALSSEDIEKTKADWRQHLEEEFEAGQSFIPNKADWLDGRWKSIKPGEECDDPRRGQTGVPEDELKAIGEKLTEVPEDFHIHRTINRFMQQRRKMMESGKGIDWATGEALAFATLLKDGFPVRLSGQDVERGTFSQRHSVLYDQENEERYIPLNNVSEDQARYEVINSMLSEEAVLGFEYGYSLAEPDCLTLWEAQFGDFANGAQVVFDQFISSGERKWLRMTGLVCLLPHGYEGQGPEHSSARLERWLQMCAEDNMQVANCSTPANYFHILRRQLKREVRKPLILMTPKSLLRHKRCVSKLSELGADSTFHRILWDDAECGGQTDVKLKADDQIRRVVVCTGKVYFDLLEAREEKGVDDVYLLRVEQLYPFPAKAVINEIKRFPNAELVWCQEEPANMGAWTFIATYLDWCLQQEQVKMKSNRVTYAGRAAAASPATGLAARHKSQMEAFLSDALD